Genomic DNA from Chlorocebus sabaeus isolate Y175 chromosome 6, mChlSab1.0.hap1, whole genome shotgun sequence:
tcaaaatcagcctgggcaacatggcgaaactctgtctctactgaaaatacaaaaaattagccgggcgtggtggtgtgcacctgtagtcccagctactcgggaggctgaggaaggagaatcacttgaacctgggagggagaggttgcagtgagccaagatcgcgccactgaactccagcctgggcaacagagcgagactccatctcacacacacacatgcacacacacacaaattagccaagcgtggtggtgtgcgcctataggcccagctactcaggaggctgaggtgggaagaccacttgagcccagaaggttgagactgcagtgagccgtgttcacaccactgcactccagtctgggtgacacagcaaaaccctgtctcagaaacaaaaaacaaaacaacccccagGATACTGGGGAGCTAATCACATAGACTCCTAGACCCAGGGCCTAGCACAGAGAGGCGATTAGGAAGTTCCCTGGAGAGGGAGGCGGCTACTCTCGTGTTAAACCCCTGCCCAGGTGACTGTGGTATGTTGCAGGTTTAAGAACCTCTCACTCAAGTAAACAGGTATAGACAGATCTGCAGCCATACCCAGGGAACCACAAAGACAGGCTCCCAGACACAGACCCTTCAAGACCCTCGATCACAGTCCATGTATTTCTGAATTCCCAAGAACACAGACCCCCCTCCCCAGGACacagacagaaacagaaacccaacagacacacagacacttgGAGCCAGATCCACAGAGGCCCATTCACAGATCCAGACTCCTGAATATATCACTGGCCACAGTAACAGACGCCAGGTCAAACAAACCGCAACCAGTCTCATATGTACAATTATAAGCAAACCTTCCCAGAAGCACTAAGTTATAGGCACAGCAAGATAAAACCAGCTCCTAAATGGTACGTTCTTACCACTAACCCCTGTCTTCTTTAGAGAGACTTCATTTCCCCCCACTCCCGCACCCAGATTCCAGGGAACAAAGAAGGGTGCAGATGTCTGGCCAAGGCTGGAGGCAGGCGTGTGCCTGCCAGCAGGAATAGAATCTGGGCAGAACCATAAGCCAGGTGAAGCTAGGGTCAGAGCTAGGCCCTCCTTCCCTCAGGTGGTGCCAACCCCACCAAATCCCAGAGGCCCATCCACGAACCCATGGCACCTTAACATGGTGTCCATCCATGTATCTTGTGGCGTCCCGGAATAGACGGTAGGAGATGAAACCGTGGGGGTCCACGCTATCGATGAGTGGAAATGCAGTCTGcgggtgggaagggagggagaaaaggtcAGGCTGAGCCCTGGTCCTCCAGATCTCTACACCTCCCGCCACACTGaccttcccctcccctgccccagagCCTCACCATGCCAGTCTCTGACGTAAAGATGACAATTTCATATAAAGGGGCGAGCTGCTGGAACAAGGTCTCGATGCCTGGGCGCTTCTTAAACCTCCAGCCAGTGGCCAGCTGGGAAGACAGTGAGGACAGTGAAACACCAAGACCCAGAGGCCCTCAGAGTCCCCAAGAGGACAAAGATCCAGCCTGGGGGATTCCCAGAACAGagttctctccctctgtctttgtGGCTCTTGGAGGTTAAGAAGTACAACATGGGTGTGACTAAGGGTCTGGCTCCTTTGTGGCACTTACAGCATGCCTGGGCACACCTACACCACCCTACAGAGTGGGTGTTAGCATGACTGCCTTCTCCCAGCTGAAGAAAGCGAGGCAATGACAGGTAACATCTCctccccaagatcacacagcacaGACAGGGCTGAAAGTCCACCTCATCACAACCCCGCTGCCCAGGTCTATCCCCAACCCACTGCCTTTCCCGGGACACACCGACCACTCAGGATGCAAGAGGACGCCAGTGAGCTCCAAAACGAGCGTGTAGGGTGGCTGGTAGTACGGCTCCTGCAGAGGGTCTGGGAGAAGGCAAGGGCTGGTGGGCTCGATGATCATCTGTGGGAGAGGGATGGATGGGGGCGCTCAGACAAGGAGGCCAGGGCTGGAGACATGGGGACTGAGCCCAGGGCTTCTGCTCACCTGTCTATaatctttgaaatatttgtatGTCCGGCGCAACTGCTGTACCAGAATTGGATCTAGGAGAACACCAGGCACAAAGAGATTCCACAATAAGCCGTTGCTCAACCTCCCAGACAAACCAGGGGTTTCTTATCTACCAGATACAAACAGGTCTGCATACCCACCTGGTTTGAACTAACTCACTTCTAGGTCCAAAGATAGAAGGCAATGACATACCGCCAGATAGGAACAGAGATTCATTTACCTGCCCCGTTTTAAGCTGATACTTATATCCACATACTACCACAGGTATGAAACAGAATGCTTATACATTGGCCCACTTAAAACCCACatacaaggccaggcatggtggctcgtgcctgtaatcccagcactttgggaggctgaggcagatggatcacgaggtcaggagatcaagaccatcctggccaacatggtgaaaccccgtctctactaaaatacaaaaaaaaaaaaaattagccgggcgtggtgacacgtgcctgtagtcccagctactcaggaggctgaggtaagagaatcacttgaacctggaaggtggaggttgcagcaagccgagatcacgccactgcactccagcctggcaacagagtgagactgtcttaaaaaaataaataaataacccacaTACACATAAATCTGCTGACATTACGCCAGTGTATACAtactttttttatagagacagacagagtcttgctctgttgaccaggctggtcttgaactcctgggctcaagtgatcctcccgccttggcctcccaaagtgttgggattacaggcgtgagccactgcacctaattTATGCCAGTGTATTTTCCCCACTTTGAATCACTAGGCTTCCAGATCTGCCCACTTTAAGCCAGTGTGCTGAATCTAAACCACAATTAATATATAAACACATCTGTACACTGTAAAACAGTGGTTCAGAACTAGGAACAATTTTGTCTGCACACCTACCCCGGGGAAATTTGGCAATGCTGGGAGATGTAATTGATTGTCGCAATACTGGCATCTAGTAGGCAGATGCCCAGGATGCTACAAAAATCCTTCAATGCACAGGGCAGTCCTCTATaagaattatctggtccaaaGTGTCAATAGAGCCAAGGGTGAAAAACCCTGGTTTAAGTGAATATACTGACTCCAGTTTACTTtctcattttaacttatttttttttagaggtggagactcactctgtcgtccaggctagagtgcagtgacgggatcacagctcactgcagcctgtaactcccaggctcaagtgatcctcccaactcagccactgagtagctggggccacaggcacaggccaccactcccagctaatgaATCCAGTATAAACAGTAAACTTACATAGCTGCCTActttaatacagtatttttagGGCAATACATGGGCgttcctctttaaaaaaacacaatatattgggccaggagtggtgactcatgcctataatcccagtactttgggaggccgaggcgagtggaccacctgaggtcaggagtttgagaccagcctgaccaacatggcgaaactctgcctctactaaaaatataaaaattagctgagcgtggtggtgtgcgcctgtactcccagctacttgggaggctgagacacgagaaatatttgaacctgggaggtggaggttgcagtgagccaaaattgcactactgcactccagcctgggcaacagagcaagactatgtctcaaaaaaataaaaaataaaaacaaaaaaacacagtattGAAACCAATTAGGCTAGtaaacacacacactttaaaactTCAGATTTACCTGCCCAATTTAAATCAGCATATTATTTGTTGAAGACAGCATGATTCTACAACTGCCCAGTTAAAATGGCACTCACCCACCTGCCCAGTTTGAAACAATCAATGTATTAACATGACTGTTTCAAATGTCGCCCAACATAAACAGGTGGCTTTCTGGACCcaccaatttcatttttctcctgggAAGGGCCAGGTATGACACGATTGACAACTAATCTCTACTATCCAATTTGTCATAAACTTCACCACCAAAAGCTGGTTAACCagatggagagggaggaaggaggcatTGTTTTGAAAATGAGCCTAATGGGGTAGGGGCTTGAGGGGGATGGGGAAGGAGTTGGGAGCTGCAGATGCTTGGTCTAAGACACAGGAACCCATGTGTCTGGAGATAGGCCACCCTGTGTCCCCAAGCCCTCCCACCCAAggctcccctcccccatctgTCTCTGACCATCTGCTCGGGGCTGAGGGGCCAGGGAAGCAGGCTTGGGCTTTGTAATGTCCCTGCCCACAACGCCATCCAGCTGCTGGCTCCCCCACCTCCTCAGTGGAAGGAGGAGGGGCCGGAGACACCAGATGGGGAGACAGAGACATCCTTACAAATGACAGAGTTGAGAGGGTCAGGGACTCCAGAATCTGTGCTTGTTTACTCACCATTGTCAAACTCATCaggaatctgggaggtggagagaaaAATGGAAGGTTTAGGATGTCAGAGGCAGAACCCCATCACATACAGAAAAGGAATCTCCAGGACCCCAACAGGAATAGGCAAAGGTCACTGGGAAAGACAGGCTCACTCCAGACAAGCAATGTGCCTGAACAGACCAAAGAGGACCCCTCTCACCCACAGGCTAGGACTCCTGGCAAGGTCTCAGTCTCTTTCCCCCTCACCTTGGCACCATTTTCGTCCACTGGGTTGTTTCCTGCAAGGGAGACCAGGATGAATATGAGGAATTAGGGCCCAGTCCCCTGGGTCCTGAGGGAGGAGTGGGATAaagggcctggactcctggatcTGAGGAAAGAGAGTCAGAGGCacagcctcctggattcaagccaggAGGGGGCTGGGAGCCAAGATTCCTGGGTCTTTGAGAGAaagggggctggggctgggtctCTTGGGTCTGTGGGATAAAGGAACTAGTGGAAGGCTGGATTTTTGGGTTCTGAGTAAAGACAAAGTTTAGGAAGCTGATTCAGGCCTATCCTTCCccatctttccctctttcctgtaTCCTGGTACAGGAACCAACTAGAAAGACTAGAACCTCAAGGagcagaagggagaagaaagaagacttCCCTGGTTTTCAAGGTAGGTGTCCTATTTGGCTGCCCTATTGAGGAAGGAGCCAGGGAATGAAGATGAGACACGTTGGTAGTGGGTAAGAGTGGGAGATTTCACAGTGGACTAGGGAGGCCAAGGAACAAAACTAGGGGGCAGGGATATGTCCCTCACCAAAGATATAGACGACGCTCACGGTCCCACCAGCTCCAAGCAGCCCAGCAAGCCAGAGCGCAACTTTTTTGGCATAGCTGGGACCCTCTGAACCCGGCTGCTGCTGTGGCCCTTGTGCCTTAGCGCCCCCGCGGCTCACGATTTCTGCGGCCTGCGATTGAGAAAGGGGAGGTCAGCTAAGAGAGAAGAGAGGTCAGGATGGTTCCAACCTTCCAGTACAATAAGAATCAAGTTCAGGAGCCAAGAGGCAGACACCCACAGAGCCCTGGACATCTGTGTCCCTGGAGGCGCAGTCAGGAAGTGGGGCGGTCAGAGGGTCAAAAGCAGACTGTCCCGCACCAGGATGCCAGGAGTTTTAAGAGCTAACAGGCCAGGTGCACAGGATCCTGAAGGCAACAGGACTGGAGGGTCTGCAGTCCAGAAAAGCAGAGCACGGAGAATAAGGGATGGGAGGGCCTAAACACTGCGATGAGAGGAAACGGAGGTCACaagtggtgggggaagggggacagACAGGACGGGGAGTTACGACATCCGGCTGCTTGGGGCTAAAGGTAGCAGAGTTACAGGGTAAGGGATGGGAGCGGAGGCGGGGAGGGGAAATCATTTGTCTGGGGCTTGGGGAACTCGGGCACAGAAGTGATAGAGTTGGAGGTCAGAATGGCTGGGTCTCTGTCAACATGGAGGCAGGTCGAACTAGAAACCCAAACGTCTACCTCATCGCCACCAACGCCACAGAGAAAATAACTCCCACGGCCAGACTGGGACTCCAGCGTACCAGGCCCCTCCTGCTCAAGTATCACCTGAGTGGTCACTGAGATGGGGAACCGGTAACCTTCTCCTCCTCCGGCACCCACGTGGGTGGGAGGTAGGGTCTAGAGGACACATCTGGGTTCCCAGCCTCCAGCCTAGGGGAGCAAGTGTTGTccacccaggaggctgggaagggccCCAAAACGCAAGCGGCGTTTCATTCAGCACCCTGAGGTGAGGCGTCCCGGAACCCCCAAGGGGCGGCGATATGTCCGGAACTCCAGGGAAGGGACCCCACATTCAGAGCGCCACCCTCGTTTCGCTCACCTGATCTGGGGCCCGGGGGGGCGGCGTCGCCAACCTCGTGCACAGTCCCCGCGAGCCGAGCCGAAGCCCGCTCCGCAAGCGCGAGAACAGCGCTGCCGAGGCCGCCATCTTGCGCTGACGCCACGCGGCCCCGCCCACTCGCTCCCTTTTCACCCGCCCCGGGCCGGAGCTACAGCCAATGGAAGCGCGGAGGCGGGGCGGGTGGACGGAAGCCCGAGAGAGACCAAAGTCATCGGGCGGATTGCTGCAGGCGCGCTAGCCTCTAACCATTCTCCTGGCTACCCCTGGGGGGGCGCCAACTGGGATCCAAAGTCATCTGGACCACGCCCCGCTTGGGCCTTGCAGAGCGCCACCGCCCCTGCGAAGGACTCAGCGAGGGAAGggatcacacacacaaaaatagtcaCGAGTCAGGTCGCTTGTCTCACCGTGTAAGGGCATCGGCCCTCACCTCCCAATTGTCAGAAATATAGATTGAGGACCTGAAAGCGACCTGAAAAAAGCCAGTCCTCGAAAActcttttggccaggcgcggtggctcacacctgtaatccctgcgctttgggaggccgaggcaggaggattgcttgaggccgggagtttgagaccaccctggataacatagcaagactgccatctctatttttaaaattaataataataggccaggcgcggtggctcacgcctataatcccaggactttgggaggctgaggcaggcggatcacctgaggtcaggagtttgagaccagcctggccaatatggcaaaaccccctctctactaaaaattaaaaaaaaaaaaattaggcatgatggcgcacgcctgtagtcccacctgctggggaggctgaggcaggataatcgcttgaacccgggaggcggaggttgcagtgagcctagatggtgccactgcactccagcctgggagacagagggagactccgtctcaaaaaaattaaaattaataataaaactcttcCTCACATGGAGCTGGGAGGAGGAATCTGTTTTCTCTCCCATtccttcctacttttttttttttttttttttttttttgagacagtcttgctctgtcaccagggctggagtgcagtggcgcgatctcagctcactgcaagctccacctcccgggttcatgccattctcctgcctcagcctcccgagtagctgggactacaggtgcccgccactatgccctactactttttttgtatttttagtagagaccgggtttcactgtgttagccaggatggtctcgatctcttgaccttgtaatccgcccgcctcggcctcccaaagtgctgggattacaggcgtgagccactgcacccggccccttcCTACCATGATTTTCTATAAAGAACTGGAGAGCCAACCATTATACCTGAGGCTCAGCCCAAGAACAGCAGTATCTGGCTGTACAGGGCTTGACTGACAAACGAATTAGAGGCTATAGATAGACACTACAAACCTCCCCTAAATTGAGTGGAAGAAAAATCAGATCCTGTTTATGTAAACTTTAAAACCAAATACCAAGGTAGTAAAAATACGAATTCAAGCAAGGGAAAGACACAAGGAACTCGGCACTCCTGGTTACTTCTGGGGGGATGGATTGGGGTGCTGCTGAAGTAGGTCCTATCTAGTACATATTGTTTCCTGTTTCCTCCGCTGGGTGGTGGGGACATGGGTGTTCTTGGTATATAACCTTGAacatctgaaatattttttgtttttgagacagagttttgctctgtcacccaggctggagtgcagttggcgcaatctcggctcactgcaacctccacctcccaggttcaagtgattctcatgcctcagccttccaagtagctgagaatacaggctcccaccaccatgcccggctaactttttttgtatttttagtagagacagggtttcaccatgttgggtcaggctggtctttaactccagacctcaaatgatccgccccccttggactcccaaagtgctgggattacaggcatgagctatcgtgCCCTGcctgaaatgttttataatacaCTTACATTTGTAAAAAGACAGGAATATCTAACGAGGAAGGGAAACAGGTCCTGGGTACTAAGCCCCAGTCTCTAAGATTGCACCCACTGGATAAGCTACAGCAATCCTGGTGTCACTGCTATCAGGGTTCAAGGAAAAGGACcaccgggcactgtggctcacgcctgtaactgcagcactgtgggaggccgaggcaggaggatcacttgaatctaggagatcgagaccagcctgagcaatatagtgagacccgtctctataaaaaatttaaaaataaaaaaattatccagacgtggtggcgcacgcctgtagtcccagctacttaggaggctgaggcaagaggatcgcttgagcgcaggaggttgaggctgcagtgagcaatgactgtgccactgaactccaacctgggcaagacagtgagacccccatctcaaacagaaaagaaaaaataaaggaccattggccaggcgcagtggctcacgcctgtaatcccagcactttgggaggccgaggcgggcgaatcacgaggtcaggaattcaagaccagcctgaacaacatggtgaaacccgtctctgctaaaactacaaaaaaaaaaaaagaaaaacaaatagccaggcatggtggcttgcacctgtactcccagctactcggcaggctgaggcagaattgcttgaacccaggaggtggaggttgcagtgagctgagatcatgccactgcactccagcctgggcgacagagagactccacctcggaggaggaaaaaaaaaaaaggctgggcgcagtggctcacgcctgtaatcccagcactttgggaggccgaggcgggcagatcatgaggtcaagagatcaagaccatcctggccaacatggtgaaacccatctctactaaaaatacaaaaaaattcactgggtgtCGTGGCGcgtgctactggggaggctgatacgggagaatcgcttgaacctgggaggcggaggttacagtgagccaagatcgtgccactgcactccagcctggtgacagagcaagactgtctcaaaaaaaaaaaaaaaaaaaagaaagaaaaaacaaaaaagaccatcAAGCACTGTATCCTGCACCACAGGAGGAATTTAGGTTTCCTGGAGGATACTGTGattttcactttgcataattCATGCCTGAATAAGATATAATGTCTTCAATCACATGACAAGCTCTACTCTGATCATCTCCTTCCTATGTCTTCTCATACACATTCCCCTCAAGAGCCCTCTGGGGCAGGTACTATCACTATTATCTAGATGGGAAAACAGATTCAGGTAGCATCCTGTTATTTGCCCCAACCACAAAGCAAGGAAGTGGGGTCTGCAAATGACCCCACTTAAAGACACCTCATTCCCACGGCGTGCGCGCGCACGctcgcgcacacacacacacacttttagaCCAAACAGCTTTTTATTGAAAGACGGTACAACAAAAGCAAGCTGTGGGGAGGAGGTACAAGAAGGTAGGGACCCTCCCCCAAACTCTACTCAGATTCCAATGAGCACCAGGGAGGGAGAAGatggaaaactaaaaagaaaaataaaaggaaatccaGAACGATCGGCCTAGCCCTGCAGCAGGATCTTGTGTCATAGCCAAGGgccagggaaggaaggaggaccACTCTTCACCTGCCGAAGTCCACCCGCCCTGCCTGCTTCAGGCTTCCAGGAGCTtccccaggaagcggaggttgagGATCTTGAGCTGCTCATCAAGGTCCATACGGACAATGCCATCCTCACCATCAATGCTCAGCAGGACGCCCGTGGCTTCCCGATCCTCGCCCAGGATCACTTTcacctgggggtggggggtaaCGTGGTCAGGGTCCGTGTCAGCACCCAGCACCCCCATCTTATCTCCTTGCCCCCTGCCCTTACCTTGTTGTTCTTGGTGGGGGTGATGGGCTCCAGGTGCTCACTGGAAATGCTGACGACCTTCTCACTGTCCTTCAGGTACACGGAGCACATGCCCCCCTGGAGGATGGGGACAGCTTGGTCAGCCTGTCCTGCTCCCAACATGGGACTGAGGCCCACGCTCCAGGGGACACAGGCTCAGGGCTCATTCTTAGAACTCAAGGTGAAATGGGGGCAGGAAAGGCCAAGGCTGGGGCTGGTTCCAAGGCCTGGGGCCTGTGGTGCATGTCAGGGTAGGTGGACAAGGTGACCCAATCAGCAAGGGAAGCATCAGAATGAAGCTAACAGGCAAAAAGGAGGCTGCTTCTTGACTCTTCAGGTCCCAAACTTGCCTCAGCATCTTCCCCACACCTGCTCCTTTTCCTGGACCTGGTCTCAGGGACCACTCCATGGTCTGCAGGCCCCACCAGAGCTCTGGACCTCATCTTGGTCACCTCCCTTACCAATAAGCCCCTAGCTCTGAGGCCTGGTCATTCAGCCCGTGAAGGTCTCTcccacctgcctcctgcctcatcccCACAGCCCTGCACTAGTGCAGCCCAACCTCCCCCTGGGCTCCCAGCCAgtctccccacccccaatccATCACTGATGGATGGAGAATTCCACACCACAGATCTGCTCCCACCCCTCTCCTGCTTAGATTCCTCCTTGGCTCTCCGGCGCCCTCTGCTGGTGCAGCCAACTCTCTGGTCTCATCACTcactcttgtgtgtgtgtgtttttttgttttttggttttttttttggagaggagtcttgctctgtcgcccagactggagtgcagtggcatgatctcggctcaccacaacctccacctcctgggttcaagtgattctcctgcctcagcctcctgagtagctgggattacaggcgtgcgccactacgcccagctaatggattttttttttttgtatttttagtagagacagggtttcatcatattggccaggctggtcttgaactcctgacctcaggtgatctgcccacctcagcctcccagagtgctgggattgtaggtgtgaaccactgcccaGCCCACTTTGGCTCTTTATGTTCCAGCCACAACAAACCCTTCAGCTCCCAGACATGCCCAAGTTCTCCTCACCTCCAGGCTTCTGCACATGCAGTTCCCGCCATTTGGAACACACTCAACCCAGTCATTTTCCTTAGCTTACTCCTATTCATTCTTCAGGTCTTGGCTCAGATGTCTCCTTCCCCAGGTAGCCCTCTCTGATTCCCCACTAAATCAGGTAAGATGCCTCCTTCGGGTTCACATAGCTCCCCTTGCCCTCTAGGCTTTCTCCATTCCAGCTCTGCCCACGCTGGGCTATCACCATCTGGGGACAGGTGTGTCCCCAGTTTAGGGGGTACGAAGGAGAGGATGCCTGCTCACCCACCACCCTGGGCCCCACGTACCGTGACACTGCGGATGACACCTGTCTGTCCCACCACCTGTGTATCCAGGTAGGTGTCCCGCACCTTCACCTGAATGTCAGTGGTTACCCAGTCGCTGGAGTTCTGCTCAATGCCTGAGCCTGGCGTGTGTGGGTTGTAGCCACCAGGGGAGGGAGCTCCAGGTGTCATAGGACTGTAGCCAACAGGGCTTGGGCTGGGGCTAGCCTGCAGGGGAAAGAGGAAGTGTCATTGGGAATAGTCATCTGGCTTGGCCAACCCTACAGGCCCAAGGCCACCCTAGCCCACCACCCTCAAGCGCAGGCAGGCAGACCATTACCTGATAGGCCATGGGTGAGGGTGTAGGGTGGTAGCTGGCTGGGGAGTGGGTATTCTGGTAGCCTGCTGGGCTTGGCGCCACCTGGTGGTAGCTCTGGGGACTGGGGCTGGGCTGGTAGGAAccttgtggggagggggcagcatAGGGAGAGAACTGGTCTGTGTTGTACCtgcagaaacaggaaagaagggggCATTTGTTGGagcagggaggggaaaggaggcgGTGGCTGTAGGAGGGTTTGGGCAGGGGCAGAGGAGGGCGGGCCCCAGTGGACTCACATGGCCGGCGTCCCTGGTGTCTGCGGGTTGTACTGCGGGTTGACCTGTGGGGACGAGGGGTCTGGGTAGCCAGGTGTTTGGGGATTGGGGGTTCCCCCATAGGCCTGCGGGGACGGGGTGGGCTCATCGTCGAAGGCATACTCGTATTCTTCCTCAGCCCTGTTGGGAGAAAAGTCTGTTGAGAGCAACTGTGGTGATAATGTGGAGGATGCTTCCAGAACAGCACCCTACACCAGACCCCGAACTGAGGCAATTTCATTCTCACGGGAGCCCCATCCAGAGGCACTCCTGATGTTACTTCCCTTCCACAG
This window encodes:
- the TIMM50 gene encoding mitochondrial import inner membrane translocase subunit TIM50 — translated: MAASAALFSRLRSGLRLGSRGLCTRLATPPPRAPDQAAEIVSRGGAKAQGPQQQPGSEGPSYAKKVALWLAGLLGAGGTVSVVYIFGNNPVDENGAKIPDEFDNDPILVQQLRRTYKYFKDYRQMIIEPTSPCLLPDPLQEPYYQPPYTLVLELTGVLLHPEWSLATGWRFKKRPGIETLFQQLAPLYEIVIFTSETGMTAFPLIDSVDPHGFISYRLFRDATRYMDGHHVKDISCLNRDPARVVVVDCKKEAFRLQPYNGVALRPWDGNSDDRVLLDLSAFLKTIALNGVEDVRTVLEHYALEDDPLAAFKQRQSRLEQEEQQRLAELSKSNKQNLFLGSLTSRLWPRSRQP